Part of the Streptosporangiales bacterium genome is shown below.
CCACCGGAGTCTTCACCCGCATCGCCCAGCGACTCCTCGCCCTCACCTCCGGCATCTGGACCAACTGGACCACCGGCGTCACCAGCAAACGATCACTAACCGCCTACGACCACTGACCAAGGAATCAACCATCTAGGGGCGACGTCGCCGCCGCGGACCTCGCGGCGCGCCGCCTCGCCGCCGTCGCCGAGCAGACCGGGAATCGCCGGGCGACCGGCCGGGCGTGGTCCGGCCGCGCGCGGGTGCTGGTCGCGCGGGGGGAGCGCCACGAAGCGGTCGTGGCACTGGAAACGGCCCTGGATGCCCTGTCCGTCTCCGCTCCCGGCGCGATGGAGACAGCGCACGCACACCTGGACCTGGCGCGGTTACGCGTCGACGACGCGCCCGCGGCCCGGCCGGCCAATGCCGCCGCCGCACTCCTGCGCGTCCTCGGCGACCGCAGCCGCGTGGGTGCCAAGGGCGGCGGCGTGTTGACCGGCCGTGAGCAGGAGGTCCTCCGGCTGGTCACCCAGGGGCTCACCAACGCCGAGATCGGCGGGCGGCTCTACATCTCGACCAAGACGGCCGGGAACCACGTCAGCAACATCCTCACCAAACTCGGGGTGCGCAGCCGCGTCGAGGCAACTGCCTACGCCGCCTCGTACCCCGTCGAGAAATAGGGAACGTTCCCCATGCTCGGCATCGGTTGCTGGTCGCATGCTCGAAGCTCAACCGAACGATCCATGGAGCAGAGGAACGGTCATGACAACCACTGACACCTCACAAGTCGACGAGCACACGCTCGAACAGCAGACAGGTGCGTTCGTCGAACGCGTCTTCGGGTCACTGAACGGCGCCTTGGACCTGTACGTGATCGACATCGGCGTGCGGCTGGGCCTGTACGAGGCGCTGTCAGCTGGTCCGGCAACCTCGTACGAGCTAGCCGAACGCACGGGGTGCGCAGAACGGTACGTCCGCGAATGGCTCGAGCAGCAGACGGTCAGCGGCGTCATCGAGGTGGCGGACGCCACCGCGGACGCCGCCGACCGGAAGTACGCGCTGCCGCTCGCGCACCAGGAGCCGTTGTGCGACCACGACAGCCCGGCCTTCGTCGGAGCTCTCGCAGGTTGCGCGACCGAGCTCGGCCCGGCCGTCACCTGGCTGGCGAAAGCGTTCCGTGACGGCGAAGGCGTTCCCCTCGAGCGCTATGGCGAGAGCTTCGTACGGCTACAGGGCGCGATGACCAGGCCGATGTACACCCACGCCCTGACGGAGGTCTGGTTGCCTGCCCTCGCGGACATCGACGCGCGCCTGCGCGCCGACCCGCCCGCCAGGATCGCCGACCTCGCGTGCGGCGTCGGGCTGGCCGCGGTCGCCATGGCGAGGCACTACCCGGCCGTCACCGCCGACGGGTTCGACAACGACGAGACGTCGATCGCGATCGCCAGACACAACGCCGCCGAGGCCGGTGTCGCCGACCGGGTCAGGTTCCAGGTGCGGAACCTGTCCGACAACGGCACCGACGACGGAGTGTACGACGTGGTCACGATTCTCGAGGCGGTCCACGACATGGCCAGACCGGTCGACGCCCTGCGCGCGGCCAAGGGCATGCTCGCGGACGGCGGCAGGCTGATCGTCGCCGACGAGCACGCTGGGGACAGCTTCGCCGAGCCTGGGCCCATCGACGGGTTCCTCTACGCGGTGAGCATCCTTGCCTGCCTGCCCCAGTCCATGGCCGAGCAGCCCTCGGCAGCCATCGGGGCCGTCATCCGGCCATCCACCATGTCCGCCCTGGCCGCCGAGGCGGGGTTCTCCGCCACCACCAACCTGCCCATCGAGGACGACTTCTGGCGGTTCTATGAGCTCGTCCGTTGACTCCGACGAACCGTCCCGCCGGACCGCGCTCACCCGCGCGGTCCGGTTACGCCTCCCCCACACGTCTGCGGGCGGGGAGAGGCTCATGATGACCTGGGACGAGGCGACCGAACTGGTCAAGTCGGTGGAGGCCGCGTTCGGCGCCGCCGACCTGGCGGCGATCGCCGAAGGGTTCACCGAGGACGCCGTTGCCCGCTTCGCCGACTTCCCCGAGCTGCGCGGCCGTGCCGCGATCATGGAGTTCCTCACCGCCAGGTTCGCCCGCACCAAATGCTACCGGCTGACGAAGACGCCGCGCGTGCTGATGGGCGACCTGCTCGCGAACAGCTGGGACGCGAGCTGGGAGGATGCGAAGACGGGCAAGGCCATGCTCGGCCGCGGCACCGAAATCTGGCAGCTACGCGACGGGAAGGTCGCCGTGTGGGACGCCACCTTCAACGCATGGGAGGAAGGCGGACCACCGACCACCCCGGTGATATGAGCGCCGACCCGCGTCACCCGGCCTGGCGCCGGCACCTCGTCCCACGTGCCGTAACCGGCCGTCCGCCGATGCCTTGTCCAGATCGATCGCCGGCGCGTCGGAGATCCTCGACGACCCGAGCGCTAGCCGTCGGCGAGCTCGTCGCGCAGCCGGGCGCCCTTCGCCTCCGCCGCGGCCTTCAAGTCCGCCTGGAAGTCGACCATCCTGGCCCGTAGCTTCTGGTCCGCCGCGGCGAGGATACGCACGGCGAGCAGGCCGGCGTTGCGGGCGCCGCCTACGGAGACCGTCGCGACCGGCACCCCGGCAGGCATCTGCACGATGGACAGCAGCGAGTCCATGCCGTCCAGGTGCGCGAGCGGCACCGGCACGCCGATGACCGGCAGCGGGGTCACCGACGCGAGCATGCCGGGCAGGTGCGCGGCGCCGCCGGCGCCCGCGACGAGCACCTGCAGGCCGCGGTCCGTCGCCGTCGCGCCGTACTCGATCATCTCCCGCGGCATCCGGTGCGCGGAGATCACGTCGACCTCGTACGGCACCTCGAACTCGTCCAGGGCCTCGCCGACGGCGCTCATCACCCGCCAGTCGGAGTCGGACCCCATCACCACGCCGACCACCGGCGTACCTTCGCTCATCCGTCCCCCCTGAGGTAGTCGCATGCATCCTTGGCTCGCGCGCGGACGTCGTCGAGGTCGTCGCCGACGGCGGTCACGTGGCCGATCTTGCGGCCAGGCCGCACCTCCTTGCCGTACAGGTGCACCTTCACCGCCGGGTCCTTGGCCAGCACGTGCACGTACCTGTCGTAGACGTGCGGGTCGGCGCCGCCGAGCAGGTTGGCCATCGCCGTGTACGGCGCGACCGGTGCCGGTGACCCGAGCGGGAGGTCGAGCACCGCGCGCAGGTGCTGCTCGAACTGCGACGTGCGCGCGCCGTCGATGGTCCAGTGCCCGGAGTTGTGCGGCCGCATCGCCAGCTCGTTCACCACCACCCCGTCGG
Proteins encoded:
- a CDS encoding IS982 family transposase, producing TGVFTRIAQRLLALTSGIWTNWTTGVTSKRSLTAYDH
- a CDS encoding methyltransferase domain-containing protein; translated protein: MLEAQPNDPWSRGTVMTTTDTSQVDEHTLEQQTGAFVERVFGSLNGALDLYVIDIGVRLGLYEALSAGPATSYELAERTGCAERYVREWLEQQTVSGVIEVADATADAADRKYALPLAHQEPLCDHDSPAFVGALAGCATELGPAVTWLAKAFRDGEGVPLERYGESFVRLQGAMTRPMYTHALTEVWLPALADIDARLRADPPARIADLACGVGLAAVAMARHYPAVTADGFDNDETSIAIARHNAAEAGVADRVRFQVRNLSDNGTDDGVYDVVTILEAVHDMARPVDALRAAKGMLADGGRLIVADEHAGDSFAEPGPIDGFLYAVSILACLPQSMAEQPSAAIGAVIRPSTMSALAAEAGFSATTNLPIEDDFWRFYELVR
- the purE gene encoding 5-(carboxyamino)imidazole ribonucleotide mutase; translated protein: MSEGTPVVGVVMGSDSDWRVMSAVGEALDEFEVPYEVDVISAHRMPREMIEYGATATDRGLQVLVAGAGGAAHLPGMLASVTPLPVIGVPVPLAHLDGMDSLLSIVQMPAGVPVATVSVGGARNAGLLAVRILAAADQKLRARMVDFQADLKAAAEAKGARLRDELADG
- a CDS encoding DUF1348 family protein — its product is MSSSVDSDEPSRRTALTRAVRLRLPHTSAGGERLMMTWDEATELVKSVEAAFGAADLAAIAEGFTEDAVARFADFPELRGRAAIMEFLTARFARTKCYRLTKTPRVLMGDLLANSWDASWEDAKTGKAMLGRGTEIWQLRDGKVAVWDATFNAWEEGGPPTTPVI